Genomic window (Rhodothermus sp.):
AGCGTGACGCAGTGGGAAGATCTTCCTGACGATGGATTGCCCGAGGTAGCGTTTGCTGGCCGCTCTAACGTTGGCAAAAGCTCGCTGCTGAATGCACTGCTTCGGGCACCCGGACTGGCCCGCACGAGCAGTACACCTGGAAAGACGCGCCAGCTCAACTTCTACCGGGTGAACGAGCAGCTCTATTTTGTGGACCTGCCTGGCTATGGCTTTGCGCGTACGTCACAGACGGAACGCCGTCTGTGGGGACGGCTCATTACCCGTTACCTGCAGGAGCGTCCTACGCTGGCGCTTGTGGTGCATCTAATCGATAGCCGGCACCCGCCCACGCCGCTTGACGAAGCCATGATGGACCTGATGCGTGGCCAGCACGTCCCCTATCTGATTGCACTCACGAAGACCGATAAAGTATCGGGTAATCGGCGTACCCAGGCCGTGCAGGAAGTTGTGCGCGTGTTGCAGGAGCGCGCTATGGAAGTACCAATAATCCCGACCTCCGCACAGACGGGCCTGGGACTCCGCGATCTCTGGCGCTGGATCGAGCAGGTGACGGTAGGAAAACATAGGAGATAGGGGAATCTTGCAACGTCGAGAGGCCACAGGCGTAGTCTGCCCGGG
Coding sequences:
- the yihA gene encoding ribosome biogenesis GTP-binding protein YihA/YsxC, whose translation is MKKPAARFVRSVTQWEDLPDDGLPEVAFAGRSNVGKSSLLNALLRAPGLARTSSTPGKTRQLNFYRVNEQLYFVDLPGYGFARTSQTERRLWGRLITRYLQERPTLALVVHLIDSRHPPTPLDEAMMDLMRGQHVPYLIALTKTDKVSGNRRTQAVQEVVRVLQERAMEVPIIPTSAQTGLGLRDLWRWIEQVTVGKHRR